The genomic stretch ATGGAACTTGATCAGAGGTCAAAACCCTGATATGATATTCCTTTGTGAGACTAAAAATGAATCTTCTAAGATGAATCGATATCTTAGAAGGTTCAATTACCCTAACTCATGAGTTTTCCCCTCTATTGGTCGTGCTGGAGGTATCTTTCTTCTTTGGAAAACAGGTTTTCATTGTCAAATTGTCCATAACACTGATAAAATGATTAATGTCATGTTTTCTGATAATCCTAGGAAGCCTGAATTTCTATCCACTTTTCTCTATGGTTCTGTATACCATGAAGAGAAAATGGAACAATTGAAATACATTGGAGAAATTGGCTCTAGAGCCAATCTTCCATGGGTAATCATAGGTGATCTCAATATTACTATGCATGCCCATGAAAGATCTACTTTCTCGACTCCCACTAATGTAGGGTATCCTGAAATTCAATCAATCATAGATACTGCTGATATTTCTGATTTAGGATACATTGGAAATAAATTTACTTGGAACAATAGACCGTCTGGCAATGATTGTATTTATGCTCGACTAGATAGGGCTCTTGATAATGATCATTGGTTAACCCATTATGGTTCCTCTTTTGTCCGCCATATTGACACTATAGGTAGTGATCATATACCAATTATCTTGGAGACTAATCCCATGTCTAGCCAAGGTAGTAAACGCTAGAGATATTTCAAGTGTTGGAGTAGTGATCCATCTGTTAGAGAAGTAATTAATAATGCTTACTCTACAGATGTTAGAGGCTCTTCTCCATTCAGATTAATTAACAAACTTAGGTTTGTTAAACATGATCTAAAACATTGGAATATCCATCATTTTGGAAATATTGATCATAAGGTTAGTACTCTTAATAATCAACTCAATGATCTGACAAATCTTCCTCATTCCTCTGAGAATATGGAATTGATTACACAAGTAGAGTTTGATCTAGAGCACTAGAAAAAAGTTCAAGAAGACTTCTATGCTCAGAAATCTAGACAAGAGTACTTtaaatcttttgatagaaatATTGGATTTTATCATAATTACGCCAATAGAAGGAAGCACTTTAACCATATTAGTGCTCTTAAATTGGATAATGGGCAGTGGGTTAATGATAGAGTTAATCTTGAAACCCTATTGGTAAATAATTTCAGTTCGATAGGGACTACTTCTAATCCTTATAGAAATACTGAAATTCTTAATTGCATAGACCCTTGCATCTCAGATATTGATAACTTGTCCCTTCTTAGACCTGTTACTAAGCAGGAAATTATTAACACAATAAACCAAATGACCCCCTGGACTTCCCCAGGGCCCGATGGTTTTCCACCTGGGTTTTATAAAGAAAATATTGGTCTTCTCATAGACGATGTTTGGCAAACAGTCAATAGTTTTTTTGAATCTAAACATCTTTTAAAGGAGATGAACCATACTTTCTTGTCTTTCATCCCAAAAATAGATAATCCTTCTAGTCCCTCTAATTTTAGACCTATCTCATTATGTAATACTAATTACAAAATCATTTCTAAGATTATTGCGAATAGAATGAAACTGTTTCTAAGCAAAATGATAAGCCCTTATCATGCTGCTTATGTTCCTAATAGGAATATTCAAGACAATGTCATCATTGCTCATGAACTGGTTCACACAATGAAGAGGAAGACGAAAAAGGATAAATGGGGTGTCATGGGCCTTAAACTTGACATGTGTAAGGCCTTTGACAGAGTTGAATATTGTTTTCTAAGAGATATTCTTAAAGCTTTTGGATTTTCTGAGCATTGGTGTGACTTAATACATCAATGCATTAGCACCACTAGCATTTCCATTATGCTAAATGGATCTCCATGCAAATCTTATAGACCAACAAGGGGTCTGAGACAAGGTGATCCCTTGTCTCCATACATTTTCATAATTTGCATGAAATCTTTTTCCAGGTATCTCATTCATGCTGAAGAGAATAACCTTATTCACGACATTAAAGTTAGCAGATTACCCCCTAGCATAAATCATCTTCTTTTTGCCGACGATTGTCTCATTTTTGCAAAAGCCTCTCATACTGAAGCTAATAATCTGTTGGGATTAATTAAGGATTTTTGTATGGCTTCTGGTCAAGTgattaatcttcaaaaatctggatGTTTCTTTAGTAATAATGTACATCCTGATCATGTTGTTTCCATTATCAACGACTTAAAAGTTAAGAAGATTGCTTTGAATGAAAAACACCTAGGTCTTCCCCTTTTTATAACTAGTTCTAGAACTGATTCCTTTAACTATCTTAATGATCATTTTGATAAAATGGTTGCTAAGTGGAAAGGTAAGTGTTTTAATCAGGCTGGTAGATCTGTTATGGTACAAAATGTGTTAAAATCGTCTCCCATTATCACATGAATACTTTTACAATTCCTGATAGTATCATTAATAGCATGGAATCTTCCCAAAGGGATTTCTGGTGGGGTAAGTCTAGAACAGGGAGTATCTATTTTAGATCTTGGCCTAGAATTTGTACTCATAAATATCAAGGCGGCTTAGGATTTAGAAATCTTAAGCATGTTAACTTGTCTCTTTTATCTAAAACAGCTTGGAAGTTGATTCACAATCCTAATGCTCTGTGGGTGGCCATTCTTAGATGCAAATACTTTAATAACTGTCACCCTCTTCACTACTCTAAGAAGGATGATTGTTCCTGGGCTTGGAGGAATACTTGTCGAGGTTTAGATTTCATTTTGAAACATTCTATTTGGGAAGTTAAGGATGGTAAGAGTATTTCTGCATTTAGAGATAGATGGATTTATAATTCTTGTGAGCCTATGCTTGTTGCTAACCCCAGTCCGAACCTTACTGTCTCTGATTTCATAAATGATGATACTAAATCTTGGAATTCTGAGCTAGTTAGATCTTTTTTCACTCCTAATAATGCTAAAAATATCCTTGATTCTAGGATCCCCATTTCAGGAAGTGATAGACTTATTTGGCCACATTCTAAAAATGACCCATTTAACGTTAAGTCTGCTTATAAAGTCATCTCTGGCCAGATTGAGTATATGTAGAATGTTCAAAGTAGCAACCCTTTCTACAAAGCCCTATGGAGACTCTCAGTTGTATCTAAAGTTCATATATTCATATGGAAGTTCCATGAGAACATCCTCCCTGCCAACTCTGTGCTTGCTAGGTTTGTTAATAGGCAAAATAATTCTTGCAGTATGTGTATCTTTGACACTCTTGAAACTCTTGAGCATATTTTGTTACACTGTCAATTCGCCAAGTCAGTTTGGTCATTAACCCCATATGTTGACTTGATTGCGCAAGATAGTAATTCTTCTATCAGCCTCCATGACTGGGTGGTCAAATGGATTACTGACAACAGTTTGAAAGACGAGGCTGCTGCTGTTTTCACTATTGCTTGGAGTATTTGGAAAGACAGATGCTCTTGTGTATTCCAAGGAAAAACCTTAAACCATCATGCTACTGCTAGATTAGCAATGAAACTGGTCACTGACACTGAGACCTATTTAAATGATGCTATATCAAAAGAGTCTGTACATGTACACTCTTCTGAAGAGAAAAATCTTTCCACAAGCACCAATTCTTTGCCATCTGATTGTGTGCTTGTTTTCAGTGATGCTGCTTTTGATAAAAATACTAACTTGTTTGGTATTTGTTTAATCATGTTAAACATTGCAGGTTCTTTCATTGGATGCAAACTCAAAGCAGGGTCAGTGAGGAATGCAGAGGAGGCGGGAAGTCTAGCATTACTAGAGGCTGTGACATGGGAAAAAGCTAAAAGCCTGGAGAAAGTTTGCTTCATTAGTGATGCTAAAATAGTTATAGATGATTTTAATTCCACTAGCAACCAATTATTTTGGTATAATAAATCAGTCTTAGAAGACTGTTACCAGTTCTTGCTTTCATTTGGTTAAGTTTGAATTTCTTAAGAGAAACAATATTATTCTAGCTGATCAAGCAGCTAAGGTCAGTAGAAGGTCTAGAACCTCTGGAGAATGGATTGGAAATGTCCCTGACTTTCTCAACTCTAAAATGTAATtctcttttttaataaaattctttttcttagcaaaaaaaaatattatgcatAATAAAGAATTTTCTACACTTCCGGATCAGGATCTGGGATTTGTACCATCGAATCTAGGAAATTCTATCTTAGGTCTAggttgttgaaattgatttttctcATGATGTATAACAGAATAATGAGGTCGTATGATATTTTCACCTGAATTACTTTGGTTTCCGTTTGGAGAATGACCCAAAATTCCATTATTACTGCCAAGCTGATTTTCTCGATTTGAGCTCTTTCCACCTGAAGCTTCAATGTAACGGTCCATTTGAGATTCGAAAGCAGCATTAACTACACTCATGAATTCAGCCTTCGGTCTAACCTAAGCTTCTTTAATTTCAGCAACCGATTTCAACACTGCATCATATTTAACTGAAGAATCACTCTGAGATTTGGTAAGTTCATCCATCTTCTGATTAGAATCGTCCTGAGCCCTAGTAAGCTCATCGATTTTCCTTGTAAGTTCTTCAACAGCTGATTTGTTAGCCATAACAGGTCCAGGTAATAGATGCTCCTGATACCaatttgtagtgatctacactataaAGGGGGTGAATTAGACGAAATAAGATGTGATTAAGATGAGATTTAGAAGATAAGGAAAGAACTGAGAGTAAGGCCATTGTCCACGCCTAACACATGACTAAGATAATCACACCCAAGCTATGATATGGGTACCCGGCTAACAAGACAGTTGGGCTTATTACAAGACAGTTGGGCCTATgacagaagatagtactcaatacgatagaagaaagtaagatcagaacacgcaactatagagaaaatagttggggtttggcttcagaatcccaatgaagtctttaaatcgttaaccgataatggttttagaaaaacctaggttaaaggagaatcgactttagttgcaactagtatcacacaaaaggtgtggggattaggttttccagttgctagagttctcccttatacagtcttcaaatcagggtttgtaatcaattttaccttggtaacaaagcattcaatatatgccgttagatgaaaacctaattagattcaagataataccTTTCAACCTTTAGATTAACTTAGCttgtacacacaaatgaaatgtaccttcatttagatatggataaccgtacctgACCGTGTacactttgttggctcaacaatagttaaccgaaattagccatataaacactttcatatcaaccttgttcatcttaatcacaaatagttcaaatgactcaaatgaaactagaaatagagttgttcgattgtttgtattccaatagaagtatacaagacacaattaaagcaaaatcggttttgattcactcgaatcaattcaagaACATTTTAGCCataatttgcaaagattgcattccttattatataaatgtattttttcatgaataaCCGATTtaaaacttaacccactcaagtatgcaaacgggtacacatacttagaggTCCGGATTTGGTCtgtccgccagtatgcgaacgggtacgcatactgtcgttaaCGACcgaaatcagttgaattagtatgcaaatgggtacgcatactggattcccggacttgaactgtttagccagtacgcatacgggtatgcatactaagatCCCTGACataactgttaaaccagtacgcatacgggtatgcatactaagttcctggacttggaataacttgcaatagttagcatacaagtacgcatactgtattatatccaatcaatgttagttttctaaactcccattttaatcattaaaacattcttagaagatgggaATAGCTAGATGTCTCacccaaactattagcttcaaagcaattttcaattgatcaaaCGAtcgatacgaaacattctgagtctacatcaaatgattgtctcacataaatcatataagattttaccaggcgattttcacatgatcatcttttgactttcgtcaagaataaaagatgaacttggttaaagcgaaagcttaccaacacatatttcgagaaatatgtaagcgagttaaactcgtctcaaaatatcaaatgtgtataaagtaaagtctatatagctatacgacttttgtctcaataggagataaaatagaaatagacttctgaccgataaatgagttcaagtctccatataccttttgtttatgaagttccacaaggtccccttagtagttcttcgtgttCAATCGacgaacgccatgaagtctaaagctcaactacacattctatcctaatctgagacatacatacaagtagactaaaaatcaagacttatagttttggcaactaaacttgacaaacaagcttgagatagcagagcttgcgagttcgaccgagcagtgctctaacaattttgacAATGAATTGTTTCGGGTATTAAGGTGCTACTGATATTACTGACATTTTAAACTCCAATCATTGTTTTGTCTAGACGCATAAATCTAGGGATTATTTGGGATATATCTCGATGCATTTGTATTTGGTTACTTGAAACAAGTTGAATACAACATTCACACACTCTTTTTCTTTTAACCAAGCTTTCTATtattagaaaaatattttttttacttgtTATCAGTTTGCTCACCAGATAAATCTCAAGAATAGAGTCAACCGACAACAAGGGTAAAAGAGTAGTGGATTCTGATCCTGAAGTTGATGAAGTAAATTGATACTAAAAATCTAAGGAACCCTTCTCATTATAACTCTTCTAATTTAAGGTATGAAATACTTTCAATTTTCAATCATTGTAAAAACTAGAAAACATCAAATTAGTGTGTGTATGGGTTTATTTTTCCTATAGAGCTAGTTTCTTTATAAACCTTACCATTTTTCGAAGCATAAAAGTGGTCATATACCCCATTGTTTATTATCATTAAAAACTTCATGACAACAATGCCAATATACACTGCGAGTTTTCTACAAAGATTTTTGATCGTTTTAAGAAGAGTTGAAGTTGAATTTTAAAATGCCAGatgatttcttttatttcatatatGTTATTCACTTGCCCTTTGGTCTTCAAAAATTTAAAATCTCCAACCTTCAAGGGTGTCATGAAAAAAAAAGGGTAAATACTACAGATAATCTCAGACATTTGGTTTCTTCGCTTCACTCTCACTAAGTGTCCCTCGGAATCTCAGTTTCCGTAAACAAAAATACCCATATTTATGGAAGGCGGCGTCGATGATTTTCAAGGTATTACACCCTCTGCTACTAGTACCTAACTCAACTCAACTATGATGAAATTCAATTTACTCACATGTTTTCATTAGAAAATTTAGGGATTCCAAATATCTAGGGATTCGGTCCAACATTTTGACAAGGAATTGTTCCGGGGTATTAAGGTGCTATGATATTACTGACTTTTTAAACTTCAATCGTTGTTTGGCTTAGACGAATAAATATAGGGATTACTTGGGATATATCTCGACGCATTCTTATTTGGTTACTTGCAAAAAATTGAATACAACATTCGCACACTCTTCTTCTTTTAACCAATCTATCTATGATAGaaaaatatttctttatttgctATCAGTTTGCTCACCAGATAAATCTCAAGAACGGAGTCAACTGACAACAAGGGTAAAAGAGTAGTGGATTCTGATCATGAAGTTGATGAAGCAATTGTTACTGAAAATCTGAGGAAACCTTCTCCTTATAACTCTTCCAATTCAAGGTATGCAAtactttcaatttttaatcattGTAAAAACTAGAAACCATCAAATTAGTGTGTAGGTTTATTTTTCCCATAGTGCTAGTTTCATTGTATAACTTACcattttttgaagcataaaagcGGTCATATATCCCATTGTTTATTATCATTAAAAACTTCATAAAAAAATGCCAATATCCATTGAGAATTTGCTACAAAGACTTTGGATCATTTGAAGGAGAATTCGAAGTTCAATTTTAAAATGAATGatgttttcttgtctcttttttttcatatttttgcaacatttCTATGCCATCTAAACAACATTTCCAGATGTGGTGTATGGTTTGTGCGGCTGTTGTTTGGAGTACATGGTTGAAAATGAATATTAGAGgatttgttaacgaagaaaaatATGAGATTGCAATTCTAAAAAAGACTAAATATATGTTTTTCACTTGGTGTTTGGTCTTCAAAAATTTAGAATCTCCGACCTTCTAGGATGTCATGACAAAAATAGGGTAAAAAATACATATGACTCAgacatttggtttcttctcttCACTCTAACTCAGTTTCCCTCGGAATATCAGTTTCAGAAAACAAAAATACCCAGATTTACGGAAGGCGGCGTCGGTGATTTTCAAGGTATTACACCCTCTGCTCTGGTACCTAACTCAACTTAACCATGACGAAATTCAATTTACTCACCTGTTTTGATTAGGAAATTTAGGAATTCCAAAtatctagggttttggtccaacaTTTTGACAAGGAACTGTTTAGGGTATTAAGGTGCTACTGATATTACTGACATTTTAAACTCCAATCGTTGTTTGTCCTAGACGCAGAAATATAGGGATTGTTTGGGATATCTCTCTATGCATTTGTATTTCGTTACTTGGAAAAATTGAATACAACATTCGCACATTCTTATTCTTTTGGCCAAGCTTtctctaataattttttttttctttactcgtTATCAATTTGCTCACCAGATAAATCTCAATAATTGTGTCAACCGACAACAAGGGTAAAGGAATAGTGGATTCTGATCCAGAAGTTGATGAAGTAATTGATATTAAAAATTTGAGGAACCATTCTCATTATAACTCTTCCAATTCAAGGTATGAAATACTTTCAATTTTCAATCATTGTAAAAACTAGAAACCATCAAAttagtgtgtgtgtgtgtgtatgcaTGGTTTTATTTTTCCTATAGAGCTAGTTTCTTTGTAAACCTCACCATTTTTCGAAGCATAAAAGTGGTTATATACCCCATTGTTTATAATCATTAAAAACTTCATGACAACAATGCCAATATCCACTGCGAGTTTGCTACACAGATTTTTGATCGTTTTAAGAAGAATTGAAGTTGAATTTTAAAATGCCAGATGATATgtcttttctttcatattttcgcGGAACATTTCTATGCCATCTAAACAACAATTCCAGATGTGGTGTATGGTTTCTGCGACTGTTGTTTGGAGTACATGGTGGAAAAGAAATATGAGAGGTTTTTttaacgaagaaagttctgagatTGCAATTTATTCACTTGGTGTTTGGTCTTCGAAAATTTAAAATCTCCAACCTTAAAGGATGTCATGGAAAAAAACATGGTAAATACTACAGATAATCTCATACATTTGGTTTCTTTGCTTCACTCTCACTCAGTCTCCC from Papaver somniferum cultivar HN1 unplaced genomic scaffold, ASM357369v1 unplaced-scaffold_131, whole genome shotgun sequence encodes the following:
- the LOC113332339 gene encoding uncharacterized protein LOC113332339 translates to MINVMFSDNPRKPEFLSTFLYGSVYHEEKMEQLKYIGEIGSRANLPWVIIGDLNITMHAHERSTFSTPTNVGYPEIQSIIDTADISDLGYIGNKFTWNNRPSGNDCIYARLDRALDNDHWLTHYGSSFVRHIDTIGSDHIPIILETNPMSSQDVRGSSPFRLINKLRFVKHDLKHWNIHHFGNIDHKWVNDRVNLETLLVNNFSSIGTTSNPYRNTEILNCIDPCISDIDNLSLLRPVTKQEIINTINQMTPWTSPGPDGFPPGFYKENIGLLIDDVWQTVNSFFESKHLLKEMNHTFLSFIPKIDNPSSPSNFRPISLCNTNYKIISKIIANRMKLFLSKMISPYHAAYVPNRNIQDNVIIAHELVHTMKRKTKKDKWGVMGLKLDMCKAFDRVEYCFLRDILKAFGFSEHWYLIHAEENNLIHDIKVSRLPPSINHLLFADDCLIFAKASHTEANNLLGLIKDFCMASGQVINLQKSGCFFSNNVHPDHVVSIINDLKVKKIALNEKHLGLPLFITSSRTDSFNYLNDHFDKMVAKWKAWKLIHNPNALWVAILRCKYFNNCHPLHYSKKDDCSWAWRNTCRGLDFILKHSIWEVKDGKSISAFRDRWIYNSCEPMLVANPSPNLTVSDFINDDTKSWNSELVRSFFTPNNAKNILDSRIPISGSDRLIWPHSKNDPFNVKSAYKVISGQIEYM
- the LOC113332340 gene encoding uncharacterized protein LOC113332340 — translated: MCIFDTLETLEHILLHCQFAKSVWSLTPYVDLIAQDSNSSISLHDWVVKWITDNSLKDEAAAVFTIAWSIWKDRCSCVFQGKTLNHHATARLAMKLVTDTETYLNDAISKESVHVHSSEEKNLSTSTNSLPSDCVLVFSDAAFDKNTNLFGICLIMLNIAGSFIGCKLKAGSVRNAEEAGSLALLEAVTWEKAKSLEKVCFISDAKIVIDDFNSTSNQLFWYNKSVLEDCYQFLLSFG